A DNA window from Arachis hypogaea cultivar Tifrunner chromosome 18, arahy.Tifrunner.gnm2.J5K5, whole genome shotgun sequence contains the following coding sequences:
- the LOC140181382 gene encoding uncharacterized protein, whose protein sequence is MVDDYPSTSTTTALVFTNQLLRDINDILIQHGKQITQYALPALTHENDNENSIPRVIQEELSVEVPREDLCSIERLNNDQSKAFKCIMDIIDRRESGVFFVDGPGGAGKIFLYRAIITELRNKGHIVLVTASSGIAATLLPGSQTAHSRFKIPINTKPSSICNIGKQSDLAKLIRQTTAIIWDEAPMANKKSVQSLDRTLRDILANDMPFREKVMVMGGDFRPVLLVVPKGYTNDFSFYS, encoded by the coding sequence atgGTGGATGATTATCCGTCAACCAGCACTACAACAGCCTTAGTGTTCACAAATCAGCTACTCAGGGATATAAATGATATACTCATTCAGCATGGAAAACAGATTACACAATACGCTTTGCCAGCTCTAACTCATGAAAATGACAATGAAAACTCGATACCCAGGGTTATCCAAGAAGAACTGTCGGTCGAAGTACCCCGGGAAGACCTGTGTTCCATAGAAAGATTGAACAATGACCAATCTAAAGCTTTCAAGTGCATTATGGATATAATTGATCGAAGAGAAAGTGGAGTGTTCTTTGTTGATGGGCCAGGAGGAGCAGGCAAAATATTTCTTTACAGAGCTATAATTACAGAATTGAGAAATAAGGGTCATATTGTCTTGGTAACTGCATCATCAGGAATAGCTGCAACATTATTGCCTGGGAGTCAAACAGCTCATTCTAGGTTTAAGATCCCAATTAATACAAAACCATCATCCATTTGCAACATAGGCAAACAATCAGATCTTGCAAAGCTGATTAGACAAACAACGGCAATCATCTGGGATGAAGCACCAATGGCAAATAAAAAATCAGTGCAATCATTAGACCGCACTCTGAGAGACATATTAGCAAACGATATGCCATTTAGAGAAAAAGTGATGGTGATGGGAGGAGATTTCCGCCCAGTACTGCTTGTCGTACCGAAAGGCTATACAAATGATTTCAGCTTCTATAGTTAA